The following coding sequences are from one Leptolyngbya sp. NIES-3755 window:
- a CDS encoding aldehyde dehydrogenase (similar to AA sequence:cyanobase_aa:PCC7424_3759): protein MTATSISTIALPAPPIKQAKMYINGEWRLASDGKTRPTISPITESAIADIPEASEQDVEDAIQAARRAFDDGPWAKMTGHERQKILTRASELMEQYADDLALCETLDMGKAIYFAKTIDARLIADLFRYYAGMAPEIDGATRPVSPPPENTPKHVTIVREPLGVVAAITPFNFPLLLAGTKIAAALAAGNTVIHKPASATPLSAIKLAEIFDEAGLPPGVYNMITGPGGRVGDQLVKHPAINKISFTGSTEVGINIIRNSADTLKKTTMELGGKSANIVFADADLESAIANVFFGIFYNKGEICTAGSRLVIERSIHDAVIDGLINYVSQIKMGNPLDPEVLFGPLADAGQLKKVMQYVEYGIRDGATLRYGGERFYPEGTDGKGYYFQPTIFTNATNEMRIAQEEIFGPVLTVIPFDTEEEAIRIANGTNYGLASAVHTLDIKKAMRVANAMQAGTCWINCYNVYDVSVPFGGYKASGFGRECGKEVMENYTHTKSIWIDLS, encoded by the coding sequence ATGACTGCAACCTCTATTTCCACGATCGCACTCCCCGCTCCCCCGATCAAACAAGCCAAGATGTACATCAATGGCGAGTGGAGATTAGCATCCGATGGTAAAACTCGCCCCACGATTAGCCCGATTACAGAAAGCGCGATCGCAGACATTCCCGAAGCTTCTGAACAAGATGTCGAAGATGCAATTCAAGCTGCTCGTCGTGCTTTCGATGACGGACCTTGGGCAAAAATGACTGGACACGAGCGCCAGAAAATTCTCACTCGCGCCTCTGAATTAATGGAGCAGTACGCCGATGATTTAGCACTGTGCGAAACACTCGACATGGGCAAAGCAATCTACTTTGCTAAAACGATCGATGCTCGGTTGATTGCTGATCTGTTTCGCTACTATGCGGGCATGGCTCCCGAAATTGATGGTGCAACTCGTCCTGTGTCTCCACCGCCAGAAAACACGCCGAAGCACGTTACGATCGTTCGAGAACCGTTAGGCGTTGTAGCAGCAATCACGCCGTTTAACTTTCCATTGCTGCTTGCTGGAACTAAGATTGCGGCTGCCCTTGCTGCTGGAAACACGGTGATTCATAAACCTGCCAGTGCAACACCGCTATCTGCAATCAAACTCGCAGAAATCTTTGACGAAGCAGGATTGCCGCCCGGAGTTTACAACATGATCACAGGTCCTGGTGGCAGAGTGGGCGATCAACTGGTGAAACATCCTGCCATCAACAAGATTAGCTTCACAGGCTCGACCGAAGTTGGGATTAACATTATTCGCAATAGTGCGGACACCTTGAAGAAAACCACGATGGAACTGGGTGGGAAGTCTGCCAATATTGTGTTTGCGGATGCGGATTTGGAAAGTGCGATCGCCAATGTCTTTTTTGGTATCTTCTACAACAAAGGCGAGATCTGTACAGCAGGTTCACGATTAGTGATTGAGCGATCGATTCATGATGCAGTCATCGATGGACTGATTAACTATGTCAGCCAAATCAAGATGGGCAATCCACTCGATCCAGAGGTGCTATTTGGTCCACTTGCGGATGCTGGACAACTGAAGAAAGTCATGCAGTATGTTGAGTATGGCATTCGCGATGGCGCAACCTTAAGATATGGTGGAGAGCGATTCTATCCAGAGGGAACTGATGGAAAAGGCTACTACTTCCAGCCGACGATTTTCACCAATGCCACGAATGAGATGCGGATTGCTCAAGAGGAAATTTTTGGTCCGGTTCTGACGGTGATTCCATTTGATACCGAAGAGGAAGCGATCCGGATTGCGAACGGCACGAACTATGGATTAGCCTCTGCGGTGCATACTCTCGACATTAAAAAAGCGATGCGAGTGGCGAATGCAATGCAAGCGGGAACCTGCTGGATCAACTGCTACAACGTTTATGATGTTTCGGTTCCCTTTGGCGGCTACAAGGCTTCGGGCTTCGGGCGGGAGTGCGGTAAAGAGGTGATGGAGAACTATACACACACCAAATCGATCTGGATTGATTTGAGCTAG
- a CDS encoding hypothetical protein (similar to AA sequence:cyanobase_aa:Ava_5034), translated as MNDPPVTIDIIKQVKPGYESEFEQALTDLIAAAEGFDGHLGASVFRTDSEYRIVFKFNHLTSLQQWEASAIRRKLLDRAERFTVGEGKFQVLTGLETWFTLTPQQAVIPPPRYKMLIVTCLAAFPTVNVINIVLQPWLQSVPVLLRSLLTMVLLLTLMTYVIMPRMTKLFAAWLYPKHL; from the coding sequence ATGAATGATCCTCCCGTCACGATCGACATCATTAAGCAAGTCAAACCGGGCTATGAATCTGAGTTTGAGCAAGCGTTGACCGATTTAATTGCTGCCGCTGAGGGCTTTGATGGACACCTCGGAGCGAGTGTGTTTCGGACGGACTCGGAGTACCGCATTGTCTTTAAGTTCAATCACTTGACAAGTTTGCAACAGTGGGAAGCGTCTGCGATTCGGCGCAAATTGTTAGACCGAGCCGAACGGTTCACAGTTGGGGAAGGGAAGTTTCAAGTCCTAACGGGATTAGAAACCTGGTTCACCCTCACGCCTCAGCAAGCCGTGATCCCGCCCCCCCGCTACAAAATGCTAATTGTTACCTGTCTCGCAGCATTCCCGACTGTGAATGTGATCAATATTGTGCTGCAACCTTGGCTTCAGAGTGTGCCAGTACTATTGCGATCGCTCCTGACAATGGTGCTACTACTCACCCTCATGACCTACGTGATCATGCCTCGGATGACCAAATTGTTTGCGGCATGGCTCTATCCCAAACATCTCTAG
- a CDS encoding transcriptional regulator, AraC family (similar to AA sequence:cyanobase_aa:AM1_6316) produces the protein MSDLATQKLTQSQIVSHPQRLPPILPNSPVFSSRGTGWQGILLEQYACSAYEIPEYCFTQHKITLQTQTQDSIKIKRVLDDQVHSEHLVEGGIVIVPAHTPHQVCWNQPAEFMLLTLDPLRLAQSAHDSIVPDQVELIPRFPTFDPLIYHIGMALKIELLSQSTNESNVIQTDLFYVESLTTALAAHLLKHYVTRPAKTPAAQRLSKVMLNRAIAYIQDHLDQEIQLSDLAQHLGLSSCYFASLFKQSTGVSPYQFVIQRRLQKAQELLKTTHFSIAEIALHCGFSSQSHLTKLFRQQLGLTPTAYRKLI, from the coding sequence ATGTCTGATCTAGCAACTCAAAAACTCACACAGAGCCAGATTGTAAGCCATCCTCAACGATTACCGCCGATTCTGCCAAATTCGCCTGTCTTTTCCAGCCGTGGAACAGGATGGCAAGGTATTCTGCTGGAGCAGTATGCTTGTTCCGCTTATGAAATTCCCGAATACTGCTTTACCCAACATAAAATTACGCTTCAGACTCAGACTCAGGATTCGATCAAAATCAAACGAGTGTTAGATGATCAGGTTCATTCAGAACATTTAGTCGAGGGAGGTATCGTCATTGTCCCGGCACACACTCCCCATCAAGTCTGTTGGAATCAGCCCGCAGAGTTTATGTTATTGACCTTAGATCCACTGCGTCTTGCACAGTCGGCACACGACTCGATCGTGCCCGATCAAGTTGAACTGATTCCTCGCTTTCCAACGTTTGATCCCTTGATCTATCACATTGGAATGGCTTTGAAAATAGAACTACTCTCACAGTCCACGAACGAAAGTAATGTTATCCAAACCGATCTCTTCTATGTTGAATCGCTGACGACTGCACTCGCGGCTCACTTGCTGAAGCATTATGTCACTCGACCTGCTAAAACTCCTGCTGCTCAACGTTTATCTAAAGTAATGCTGAACCGAGCGATCGCTTATATTCAGGATCATTTGGATCAGGAGATTCAACTGAGTGATTTAGCTCAACATTTAGGCTTGAGTTCGTGCTACTTTGCCAGTTTATTTAAGCAGTCTACCGGAGTTTCGCCCTATCAGTTTGTGATTCAACGGCGATTGCAAAAAGCTCAGGAATTGCTCAAAACGACTCACTTCTCGATCGCAGAGATTGCCCTACACTGTGGTTTTTCGAGTCAAAGCCACTTGACCAAGCTATTTCGTCAGCAATTGGGGCTAACTCCAACTGCTTATCGAAAGTTGATCTAA
- a CDS encoding hypothetical protein (similar to AA sequence:cyanobase_aa:alr8074) → MNIGILGSGSVGLTLGKAWINQGHEVIFGVRDPTSDKVKPLVDGKGRVATISETAIASDLVALTVPWEAVPEVLAQAGDLDNKICLDCTNPLVANKLHEMASLTTSGGEQVVAWLPKARVVKIFNTVGWEIMAQPQFGTEAATMFYAGDDTEAKAIAAQLAREIGFETTLAVSAEQRDAGGISAAGYLENLAGFWGQLVYGQGMGRTIGWRLLK, encoded by the coding sequence ATGAACATTGGAATTCTAGGAAGCGGTAGCGTTGGTCTGACATTGGGCAAAGCTTGGATCAACCAGGGGCATGAAGTTATCTTTGGAGTCCGCGATCCGACTTCGGATAAGGTCAAACCACTGGTTGATGGTAAAGGACGAGTGGCAACGATTTCTGAGACTGCGATCGCGTCAGATCTCGTCGCTCTCACTGTTCCTTGGGAAGCCGTTCCAGAGGTACTTGCTCAAGCGGGAGATCTAGACAACAAAATCTGCCTCGATTGCACCAATCCGCTTGTTGCAAATAAGCTGCATGAAATGGCAAGTCTAACCACTTCTGGCGGGGAGCAAGTCGTCGCATGGTTGCCGAAAGCGCGAGTGGTGAAAATCTTCAACACAGTGGGATGGGAGATTATGGCACAACCGCAGTTTGGCACTGAAGCCGCCACCATGTTCTATGCCGGAGATGATACTGAAGCAAAAGCGATCGCGGCTCAACTTGCCCGTGAAATTGGCTTTGAGACGACCCTTGCGGTATCTGCGGAGCAGCGCGATGCGGGTGGAATCTCTGCTGCTGGCTATCTCGAAAATCTGGCGGGTTTCTGGGGGCAACTCGTTTACGGACAAGGGATGGGACGAACGATCGGATGGCGCTTATTGAAATAG
- a CDS encoding hypothetical protein (similar to AA sequence:cyanobase_aa:alr8073) — translation MSANINVLSSKPKRILMVIANPGTSTTVGGPVGFWASELIHAWHEFTEVGYEVTIASPQGGKVEFDKDSDPRDPGGYSAHDILSMGFIHTPHLMTLLDNTKNLNDVRVENYDAIVVAGGQSPMFTFPTATRLHQLLAEFYEAEKVTAALCHGTCALLFVKLSDGKQLIEGKTMTGFANVEEDFADQYVGQKLMPFRIEDEAKKLGANFITGGLFKAYTARDGRLITGQQQFSGKATAQEVIRALGA, via the coding sequence ATGAGCGCGAATATCAATGTCTTGAGTTCTAAGCCCAAGCGAATTTTGATGGTGATTGCCAATCCAGGCACTTCGACGACTGTGGGTGGTCCGGTTGGCTTCTGGGCATCGGAACTGATTCACGCTTGGCATGAGTTTACCGAAGTCGGCTATGAAGTGACGATCGCTTCTCCTCAAGGTGGCAAAGTCGAGTTCGACAAAGACAGCGATCCGCGTGATCCGGGTGGCTATTCCGCTCACGACATTCTCAGTATGGGCTTCATTCATACGCCGCATCTAATGACATTGCTGGATAATACCAAAAATCTGAACGATGTCAGGGTTGAGAACTATGATGCGATCGTCGTTGCAGGTGGTCAATCTCCGATGTTTACCTTCCCAACGGCAACTCGCTTACATCAATTGTTAGCCGAGTTCTATGAAGCTGAGAAGGTGACGGCAGCATTATGTCATGGCACTTGTGCTTTATTGTTCGTCAAACTATCTGATGGTAAGCAGTTGATCGAAGGCAAAACGATGACCGGATTTGCCAACGTCGAAGAAGACTTTGCGGATCAGTATGTCGGACAAAAGTTGATGCCGTTTCGGATTGAAGATGAAGCAAAAAAACTGGGTGCAAATTTCATTACCGGAGGATTGTTCAAAGCCTATACTGCACGAGATGGACGATTGATCACAGGACAGCAACAGTTTTCAGGCAAAGCGACCGCACAAGAGGTGATTCGAGCTTTGGGAGCATGA
- a CDS encoding hypothetical protein (similar to AA sequence:cyanobase_aa:Npun_R4443), with amino-acid sequence MKQVALSHRLRKLSPEVRLLLSIVLGGVVFLLMPAALGQEVRWLAGWDFAVISFLVLVGLVVVGTTPEQTMRRSRLREPNPFAILMLVVLIACLSIFVIGFMLEDIKVTPQPIRTLQIWLSLIAVVCSWLLTHTMFALHYCRTYYNEVDDTRLELYAGGLEFPTDEPPDYLDFMYFSFTIGFTSQTSDVSITTRSLRRLVLLHEMISFFFYSVIIATTVNTVASLV; translated from the coding sequence ATGAAACAGGTTGCGTTATCCCATCGACTCAGAAAACTAAGTCCTGAAGTTCGATTATTGCTGTCTATAGTGCTTGGCGGGGTTGTCTTTCTGCTGATGCCTGCTGCGCTGGGACAAGAAGTGAGATGGCTTGCAGGTTGGGATTTTGCGGTGATTAGCTTTTTAGTATTGGTTGGGTTAGTGGTGGTGGGAACTACGCCAGAACAAACCATGCGCCGCTCTCGACTGCGAGAACCCAATCCCTTTGCTATTTTGATGCTAGTTGTGTTGATTGCCTGCCTCAGCATCTTTGTGATTGGCTTCATGCTGGAAGACATTAAAGTGACACCCCAGCCGATTCGGACACTGCAAATCTGGCTGTCTCTGATTGCGGTGGTTTGTTCGTGGCTGTTGACGCACACGATGTTTGCCTTGCACTACTGCCGCACCTATTACAACGAAGTCGATGATACCCGTTTAGAGCTTTACGCGGGTGGCTTAGAGTTTCCCACAGACGAGCCACCCGACTATCTTGATTTTATGTATTTTTCATTCACCATTGGCTTCACCTCCCAAACCTCTGATGTTTCGATTACAACGCGATCGCTACGTCGATTGGTGTTGCTACACGAAATGATTTCGTTCTTCTTTTACAGTGTGATTATTGCAACAACTGTGAATACCGTTGCTAGTTTAGTTTAA